In a genomic window of Macaca nemestrina isolate mMacNem1 chromosome 18, mMacNem.hap1, whole genome shotgun sequence:
- the DPEP2NB gene encoding DPEP2 neighbor protein, whose translation MSDRILYILSNMSSVPWEGSAAAAVPATSPPTPGHYHVLYRGCGETQVGWHGETYCLVGGYRAYGDTPLATSTKAEAEKPAPSRAPKRRQATTESDKDLGCSSPKIRRLEYSGRRLTPQKLAG comes from the exons ATGTCTGACCGGATCCTCTATATTCTCTCTAACATGTCCTCTGTCCCCTGGGAGGGCAGCGCAGCAG CTGCAGTGCCTGCCACTTCTCCTCCCACACCTGGGCACTACCATGTTCTCTACCGAGGGTGTGGAGAAACTCAGGTAGGCTGGCATGGGGAGACGTACTGCCTGGTTGGTGGCTACCGGGCCTATGGGGATACCCCTTTGGCCACCTCAACAAAGGCTGAAGCAGAGAAGCCAGCCCCCAGCCGTGCTCCCAAGAGACGTCAAGCTACAACAGAGTCAGATAAAGACCTCGGTTGCTCTAGCCCCAAAATTCGGCGCTTGGAGTATAGTGGCAGGAGACTGACCCCACAGAAGCTTGCTGGATGA